Proteins found in one Scylla paramamosain isolate STU-SP2022 chromosome 44, ASM3559412v1, whole genome shotgun sequence genomic segment:
- the LOC135093856 gene encoding receptor expression-enhancing protein 1-like isoform X4, with translation MGVVAPHLARSDSVVTVPQDLLAPRPSLAGAAAAALVAAALMPGTAMLLHAAFRVVFGTLFPAYYSYKAVKTKNVKEYVKWMMYWIVFAFFTCLETLTDIFLSFWFPFYYELKILVVLWLLSPATRGSSFLYRKFVHPWLTQREEDIDNCIAQAKEQGYSAVLTLGSKGINYATSVIMQTAIKGGGGLMSQLKRSYSSGELISDGGDLNRNIKPMPLHLQDPGYDPHHQAPGPYDHEPRVRAESDAAYKPRGSSASRVVRSTKTRSADVTDYYQDAADEGSVQRRRSPRNQDSASSSGHPPSGAPPPQHGPTFRRSRPGEVSAYATLPRTTTKRTAAKKRQV, from the exons ATGGGGGTCGTCGCGCCCCACCTGGCGCGCAGTGACTCCGTGGTGACGGTGCCGCAGGACCTGCTGGCGCCGCGACCCAGCCTggcgggggcggcggcggcggcactgGTGGCGGCGGCACTCATGCCCGGCACCGCCATGCTGCTGCACGCCgccttcag agTGGTGTTTGGGACACTGTTTCCAGCCTACTATTCTTACAAGGCTGTCAAGACTAAGAACGTGAAGGAATAT GTAAAATGGATGATGTACTGGATAGTGTTTGCCTTCTTCACCTGCCTGGAGACACTTACCGACATCTTCCTCAGCTTCTGGTTCCCCTTCTACTacgag CTGAAGATCCTGGTGGTGTTGTGGCTGCTGTCCCCGGCTACCCGCGGCTCCTCCTTCCTGTACCGCAAGTTTGTGCACCCATGGCTGAcacagagggaggaggacatAGACAACTGCATCGCCCAGGCTAAAGAACAGGGCTACTCTGCTGTGCTCACTCTGGGGTCTAAAGGAATTAATTATGCTACTTCAGTTATCATGCAGACCGCAATCAAG ggcGGTGGAGGACTAATGAGTCAGCTGAAGAGAAGTTACAGCTCCGGGGAATTGATCAGCGATGGTGGAGACCTCAACCGTAACATCAAACCTATGCCTCTTCACCTGCAGGACCCCGGCTATGACCCCCACCACCAGGCCCCAG GGCCATACGACCACGAACCGAGGGTAAGGGCGGAGAGCGACGCAGCATACAAACCTCGAGGCTCATCCGCCAGCCGAGTGGTTCGCTCCACCAAGACCCGATCCGCTGATGTGACGGATTACTACCAGGATGCGGCGGATGAGGGGAGTGTTCAGCGCCGTCGGTCACCACGCAACCAGGATTCTGCCAG TAGTTCAGGTCACCCCCCCTCTGGAGCCCCTCCCCCCCAACATGGGCCGACCTTCAGGCGATCTCGACCcggagag GTCTCAGCCTACGCTACACTTCCAAGAACCACCACCAAGAGAACCGCAGCGAAAAAGAGGCAAGTCTGA
- the LOC135093856 gene encoding receptor expression-enhancing protein 2-like isoform X1, producing MGVVAPHLARSDSVVTVPQDLLAPRPSLAGAAAAALVAAALMPGTAMLLHAAFRVVFGTLFPAYYSYKAVKTKNVKEYVKWMMYWIVFAFFTCLETLTDIFLSFWFPFYYELKILVVLWLLSPATRGSSFLYRKFVHPWLTQREEDIDNCIAQAKEQGYSAVLTLGSKGINYATSVIMQTAIKGGGGLMSQLKRSYSSGELISDGGDLNRNIKPMPLHLQDPGYDPHHQAPGPYDHEPRVRAESDAAYKPRGSSASRVVRSTKTRSADVTDYYQDAADEGSVQRRRSPRNQDSARSQPTLHFQEPPPREPQRKRGKSENRPRPKSMINAAEVTRGAEWARAQRLGSTYSLNTDVELSESSSHSSLASAASGGHAVRPKARTSSTRRRQDSQGRRTSGSSSRAATRQPPTVAKQTSLEAASESE from the exons ATGGGGGTCGTCGCGCCCCACCTGGCGCGCAGTGACTCCGTGGTGACGGTGCCGCAGGACCTGCTGGCGCCGCGACCCAGCCTggcgggggcggcggcggcggcactgGTGGCGGCGGCACTCATGCCCGGCACCGCCATGCTGCTGCACGCCgccttcag agTGGTGTTTGGGACACTGTTTCCAGCCTACTATTCTTACAAGGCTGTCAAGACTAAGAACGTGAAGGAATAT GTAAAATGGATGATGTACTGGATAGTGTTTGCCTTCTTCACCTGCCTGGAGACACTTACCGACATCTTCCTCAGCTTCTGGTTCCCCTTCTACTacgag CTGAAGATCCTGGTGGTGTTGTGGCTGCTGTCCCCGGCTACCCGCGGCTCCTCCTTCCTGTACCGCAAGTTTGTGCACCCATGGCTGAcacagagggaggaggacatAGACAACTGCATCGCCCAGGCTAAAGAACAGGGCTACTCTGCTGTGCTCACTCTGGGGTCTAAAGGAATTAATTATGCTACTTCAGTTATCATGCAGACCGCAATCAAG ggcGGTGGAGGACTAATGAGTCAGCTGAAGAGAAGTTACAGCTCCGGGGAATTGATCAGCGATGGTGGAGACCTCAACCGTAACATCAAACCTATGCCTCTTCACCTGCAGGACCCCGGCTATGACCCCCACCACCAGGCCCCAG GGCCATACGACCACGAACCGAGGGTAAGGGCGGAGAGCGACGCAGCATACAAACCTCGAGGCTCATCCGCCAGCCGAGTGGTTCGCTCCACCAAGACCCGATCCGCTGATGTGACGGATTACTACCAGGATGCGGCGGATGAGGGGAGTGTTCAGCGCCGTCGGTCACCACGCAACCAGGATTCTGCCAG GTCTCAGCCTACGCTACACTTCCAAGAACCACCACCAAGAGAACCGCAGCGAAAAAGAGGCAAGTCTGAGAACCGCCCACGGCCGAAGTCAAtg ATCAACGCAGCGGAGGTGACACGCGGTGCAGAGTGGGCGCGGGCTCAGCGGCTCGGCTCCACTTACTCCCTCAACACAGACGTGGAGCTTAGTGagtcctcctcccactcctcccttgCCTCAGCCGCCAGCGGAGGTCACGCGGTCCGGCCCAAGGCCCGCACCTCCTCCACCCGCCGCCGGCAGGATTCCCAGGGCCGCCGCACCTCTGGCTCCTCCTCCAGGGCTGCCACACGCCAGCCTCCCACCGTGGCCAAGCAGACGTCCCTGGAAGCTGCCTCTGAGTCGGAGTGA
- the LOC135093856 gene encoding receptor expression-enhancing protein 2-like isoform X2 yields the protein MFPRIHLIDLTTVAPLLLPFVYLAGGSFYQVFRVVFGTLFPAYYSYKAVKTKNVKEYVKWMMYWIVFAFFTCLETLTDIFLSFWFPFYYELKILVVLWLLSPATRGSSFLYRKFVHPWLTQREEDIDNCIAQAKEQGYSAVLTLGSKGINYATSVIMQTAIKGGGGLMSQLKRSYSSGELISDGGDLNRNIKPMPLHLQDPGYDPHHQAPGPYDHEPRVRAESDAAYKPRGSSASRVVRSTKTRSADVTDYYQDAADEGSVQRRRSPRNQDSARSQPTLHFQEPPPREPQRKRGKSENRPRPKSMINAAEVTRGAEWARAQRLGSTYSLNTDVELSESSSHSSLASAASGGHAVRPKARTSSTRRRQDSQGRRTSGSSSRAATRQPPTVAKQTSLEAASESE from the exons agTGGTGTTTGGGACACTGTTTCCAGCCTACTATTCTTACAAGGCTGTCAAGACTAAGAACGTGAAGGAATAT GTAAAATGGATGATGTACTGGATAGTGTTTGCCTTCTTCACCTGCCTGGAGACACTTACCGACATCTTCCTCAGCTTCTGGTTCCCCTTCTACTacgag CTGAAGATCCTGGTGGTGTTGTGGCTGCTGTCCCCGGCTACCCGCGGCTCCTCCTTCCTGTACCGCAAGTTTGTGCACCCATGGCTGAcacagagggaggaggacatAGACAACTGCATCGCCCAGGCTAAAGAACAGGGCTACTCTGCTGTGCTCACTCTGGGGTCTAAAGGAATTAATTATGCTACTTCAGTTATCATGCAGACCGCAATCAAG ggcGGTGGAGGACTAATGAGTCAGCTGAAGAGAAGTTACAGCTCCGGGGAATTGATCAGCGATGGTGGAGACCTCAACCGTAACATCAAACCTATGCCTCTTCACCTGCAGGACCCCGGCTATGACCCCCACCACCAGGCCCCAG GGCCATACGACCACGAACCGAGGGTAAGGGCGGAGAGCGACGCAGCATACAAACCTCGAGGCTCATCCGCCAGCCGAGTGGTTCGCTCCACCAAGACCCGATCCGCTGATGTGACGGATTACTACCAGGATGCGGCGGATGAGGGGAGTGTTCAGCGCCGTCGGTCACCACGCAACCAGGATTCTGCCAG GTCTCAGCCTACGCTACACTTCCAAGAACCACCACCAAGAGAACCGCAGCGAAAAAGAGGCAAGTCTGAGAACCGCCCACGGCCGAAGTCAAtg ATCAACGCAGCGGAGGTGACACGCGGTGCAGAGTGGGCGCGGGCTCAGCGGCTCGGCTCCACTTACTCCCTCAACACAGACGTGGAGCTTAGTGagtcctcctcccactcctcccttgCCTCAGCCGCCAGCGGAGGTCACGCGGTCCGGCCCAAGGCCCGCACCTCCTCCACCCGCCGCCGGCAGGATTCCCAGGGCCGCCGCACCTCTGGCTCCTCCTCCAGGGCTGCCACACGCCAGCCTCCCACCGTGGCCAAGCAGACGTCCCTGGAAGCTGCCTCTGAGTCGGAGTGA
- the LOC135093856 gene encoding receptor expression-enhancing protein 1-like isoform X3, producing MISWAISRLVVVVFGTLFPAYYSYKAVKTKNVKEYVKWMMYWIVFAFFTCLETLTDIFLSFWFPFYYELKILVVLWLLSPATRGSSFLYRKFVHPWLTQREEDIDNCIAQAKEQGYSAVLTLGSKGINYATSVIMQTAIKGGGGLMSQLKRSYSSGELISDGGDLNRNIKPMPLHLQDPGYDPHHQAPGPYDHEPRVRAESDAAYKPRGSSASRVVRSTKTRSADVTDYYQDAADEGSVQRRRSPRNQDSARSQPTLHFQEPPPREPQRKRGKSENRPRPKSMINAAEVTRGAEWARAQRLGSTYSLNTDVELSESSSHSSLASAASGGHAVRPKARTSSTRRRQDSQGRRTSGSSSRAATRQPPTVAKQTSLEAASESE from the exons agTGGTGTTTGGGACACTGTTTCCAGCCTACTATTCTTACAAGGCTGTCAAGACTAAGAACGTGAAGGAATAT GTAAAATGGATGATGTACTGGATAGTGTTTGCCTTCTTCACCTGCCTGGAGACACTTACCGACATCTTCCTCAGCTTCTGGTTCCCCTTCTACTacgag CTGAAGATCCTGGTGGTGTTGTGGCTGCTGTCCCCGGCTACCCGCGGCTCCTCCTTCCTGTACCGCAAGTTTGTGCACCCATGGCTGAcacagagggaggaggacatAGACAACTGCATCGCCCAGGCTAAAGAACAGGGCTACTCTGCTGTGCTCACTCTGGGGTCTAAAGGAATTAATTATGCTACTTCAGTTATCATGCAGACCGCAATCAAG ggcGGTGGAGGACTAATGAGTCAGCTGAAGAGAAGTTACAGCTCCGGGGAATTGATCAGCGATGGTGGAGACCTCAACCGTAACATCAAACCTATGCCTCTTCACCTGCAGGACCCCGGCTATGACCCCCACCACCAGGCCCCAG GGCCATACGACCACGAACCGAGGGTAAGGGCGGAGAGCGACGCAGCATACAAACCTCGAGGCTCATCCGCCAGCCGAGTGGTTCGCTCCACCAAGACCCGATCCGCTGATGTGACGGATTACTACCAGGATGCGGCGGATGAGGGGAGTGTTCAGCGCCGTCGGTCACCACGCAACCAGGATTCTGCCAG GTCTCAGCCTACGCTACACTTCCAAGAACCACCACCAAGAGAACCGCAGCGAAAAAGAGGCAAGTCTGAGAACCGCCCACGGCCGAAGTCAAtg ATCAACGCAGCGGAGGTGACACGCGGTGCAGAGTGGGCGCGGGCTCAGCGGCTCGGCTCCACTTACTCCCTCAACACAGACGTGGAGCTTAGTGagtcctcctcccactcctcccttgCCTCAGCCGCCAGCGGAGGTCACGCGGTCCGGCCCAAGGCCCGCACCTCCTCCACCCGCCGCCGGCAGGATTCCCAGGGCCGCCGCACCTCTGGCTCCTCCTCCAGGGCTGCCACACGCCAGCCTCCCACCGTGGCCAAGCAGACGTCCCTGGAAGCTGCCTCTGAGTCGGAGTGA
- the LOC135093859 gene encoding alkaline phosphatase, tissue-nonspecific isozyme-like isoform X1, which yields MQRRGQVNTGLAKNIIVFIGDGVRMPVSVAARVYKRQMTGACCKEAYLEWEKFPYLGLLKSCCQGNYLRDTAATATAMMTGVKAKPRHPGAWGGWSRGTAAPPSGQKTSYLLSWTGRRRLAWLLDSSPRGSITVPFPASLYAKSTHQDWHCRTPTVPKGMPQYKDIGRQLVEDNPGKMIKVIMGGGRRILGAEEERGRRQWIQKGGWEESGGGVEEREGGGGKNTSLRYLHCGINED from the exons atgcaAAGGAGAGGACAAGTGAACACTGGCCTGGCAAAAAACATTATTGTCTTCATTGgcgatg GTGTGAGGATGCCCGTGTCCGTCGCAGCAAGGGTGTACAAGAGGCAGATGACTGGGGCATGTTGCAAGGAGGCCTACCTAGAGTGGGAGAAATTTCCTTATCTAGGCCTACTCAAG TCGTGCTGCCAAGGCAACTACCTGAGggacaccgccgccaccgccacagcAATGATGACCGGGGTGAAGGCGAAGCCGCGGCACCCTGGGGCTTGGGGGGGGTGGTCAAGGGGGACTGCAGCGCCTCCGTCAGGGCAGAAAACAAGCTATCTTCTATCATGGACTGGGCGACGCAGGCTGGCATGGCTACTG gatTCATCACCACGAGGGTCTATCACTGTGCCCTTCCCTGCTTCCCTATATGCCAAGTCCACCCATCAAGACTGGCACTGCAGGACGCCCACAGTGCCAAAGGGGATGCCACAGTACAAGGATATTGGACGCCAGCTGGTTGAGGATAATCCAGGAAAAATgataaag GTaataatgggaggaggaagaagaatactcggagcagaagaagaaagaggaagaagacagtggatacagaagggaggatgggaggaatctggtggaggagtggaggagagggaaggtggaggagggaagaacacCAGCTTACGTTACCTCCACTGTGGAATTAATGAGGATTGA
- the LOC135093859 gene encoding uncharacterized protein LOC135093859 isoform X2, with translation MVENGLINKAFQDNRPRDALQEVIELEDAVLLAMSRVNQTETLVQMASDLFHQVTPDSDLSSDQDMFGTKRDDLTTTGDTHKGAASSGAGVVNVEAAVEGVGARCGWECAKLPLRKGRGHICYRSYESPGHWCT, from the exons ATG gtaGAAAACGGACTCATTAACAAGGCATTTCAAGACAACAGGCCCCGAGACGCGCTACAAGAAGTGATTGAGTTGGAAGACGCTGTACTGTTGGCGATGAGCAGGGTCAACCAAACAGAGACCCTTGTACAGATGGCCAGTGACCTCTTCCACCAAGTGACCCCCGATAGTGACCTTTCAAGCGACCAGGACATGTTT GGAACAAAGAGAGATGATTTGACGACCACGGGAGACACACACAag GGCGCGGCAAGCAGTGGAGCGGGTGTGGTAAATGTGGAGGCGGCTGTGGAAGGTGTGGGCGCCAGATGTGGATGGGAGTGTGCCAAGCTTCCACTTCGGAAAGGACGCGGCCATATTTGCtacag GTCCTATGAGTCACCTGGCCACTGGTGTACATGA
- the LOC135093858 gene encoding adipokinetic hormone/corazonin-related peptide receptor variant I-like isoform X2, with translation MNKEETRTRREATGGGGGGGGGGGGGGGGGGGGGGGGAEGGRGGWLESPPLNITDCILNAKLPECETDGLVANYTTSGNATLAGDQEKLPASLSFDDNARTDIIVYSILFVIAAAGNLTVFITLWRNRHRKSRVNLMIMHLAAADLMVTFINFPLEISWLATTQWLAGNLACKIFLFFRAFGLYLSSLVLVCISLDRYFAIVHPLKVNDAQRRGKMMVCLAWSVAAVCSLPQSIIFHVDSHPKFSQFKQCVTFGFFSSQVQETMYNLFCLAAMYFLPLLIIIIVYFRILWEIYQNSKNSAEPKRTENRSSIIKATRERRRGSTTSRRETGGSRTGEKMRLRRSDTSNIERARSRTLKMTVIIVLAFVWCWTPYVVIVLWTVLCTKIHHHQDFLHADIESSPEQKRIWMRVAGNRRGSQSYGTWKYVWQRNYNKRSIML, from the exons atGAACAAGGAGGAAACTAGAACACGGCGGgaggcaacaggaggaggaggaggaggaggaggaggaggaggaggaggaggaggaggaggaggaggaggaggaggaggaggagcagaaggaggaagaggaggttggcTAGAAAGTCCTCCTTTAAACATAACGGACTGTATTTTAAACGCAAAACTCCCAGAGTGCGAGACCGATGGCTTGGTGGCAAATTACACTACGTCTGGCAACGCAACACTAGCTGGGGACCAAGAGAAGCTGCCGGCAAGTCTAAGCTTCGACGATAACGCCCGGACAGATATAATTGTTTACTCCATTCTCTTCGTCATCGCCGCTGCTGGAAACCTGACAGTCTTCATTACGTTATGGCGCAATAGGCACCGGAAATCACGTGTTAACCTCATGATTATGCACCTAGCGGCCGCGGATTTGATGGTAACTTTCATAAACTTCCCTCTGGAGATCAGCTGGCTGGCAACGACGCAATGGCTAGCGGGAAATCTGGCGTGCaagatatttttgtttttcagagCGTTTGGACTGTACCTCTCCTCCCTTGTGCTCGTTTGTATCAGCCTGGACCGCTACTTCGCTATTGTGCATCCGTTAAAG gTAAATGATGCACAGCGGCGAGGGAAGATGATGGTCTGTTTGGCGTGGAGTGTTGCAGCCGTGTGTTCCCtgccccag aGCATCATCTTCCACGTGGACAGTCACCCAAAATTTTCTCAGTTCAAGCAATGTGTGACGTTTGGTTTCTTCAGTAGTCAAGTTCAGGAGACTATGTACAACCTCTTCTGTCTCGCTGCGATGTACTTCCTGcctcttctcatcatcatcattgtctaCTTCAGAATCCTGTGGGAGATTTATCAGAACTCAAAGAACTCGGCAG aaCCCAAACGAACGGAGAACAGGAGCAGCATCATCAAAGCCACCAGGGAGAGGCGCAGGGGAAGTACCAccagcaggagagagacagggggctcaagaacaggagaaaagaTGAGGCTGCGAAGAAGTGACACCAGCAACATTGAAAGAGCAAGATCAAGAACACTAAAAATGACTGTGATAATTGTCCTTGCCTTTGTGTGGTGCTGGACTCCCTACGTGGTGATAGTCctgtg gaccGTCCTTTGCACCAAGATCCACCATCACCAAGACTTCCTACACGCAG